The following nucleotide sequence is from Pararge aegeria chromosome 13, ilParAegt1.1, whole genome shotgun sequence.
CTGGTCACATTGCTCGATGCTTACCCAGTTATCTGGATAAGCTAATACTGGTAGTTAAAAGGTGTAGGGTAAAAGAACACGTAGCTGATCGCCTTGTCGCTGGTCTGACCAGTTAGAGTCGCTCACAGGCCTCCCTATCACAGAAGCTATTCAAAAAGCCGAGGATAGAAAAGTAAGGATGTGATAAAAATCGCTACAAAGGAACTTGAACCTggacacgaccttcagtaatgaagtaaacgacAAAGAAGAGAGTAACACCTTAGTCTGTGAAGGCTCAGGTTTCTGGTTTACACAATTTGAGTGTGGAACCTGAAAATTAAAGAGAATTTCAAATACACATTCCATTTATTTTACTGTAGACAATACAAgtataaaaagttataggtaGTGTAAAATCTTTGCAAACTACTGACTTTACAGTGCATTCAATAATTAATCTGAGTCTGAGGCtgaaaatcttatactaagggcATATGAGTAAGCCAACTCATCCTTCTAACAGGGCTAGAGAGCAGATTCTTCCCTCTGCCCATGATGCCTACAGCTGGCTGGCTTGGTTTTGCTTGCAACTCTCAAAGAGCATACAAAGCAGCTGAGTTACTGTactcattaaattatttaaaaaaacaatttttttgtttctttggtgacTGACCCCTACaaacaaatgtttatttaccTGGACTATACTGTGGACTATTTTCATTCCTTAGGGGAAACAATCTCATGTTAGACCAACAGGGCCATTGAGAAACAGGAAGCCACTTGCTGTTTCTCTGGATATCTATAAGCCTTTCTTCAGGGATCTGTTCTATCTGCTACTCTTCTTCTGCTGCACATCAATAATCTACTGAATCATTGCCGTAGGGTCAGTGGTAGTTGAAATACTTGATCAAAgagagttttattataaattaaaaagaggtgtctgattgAGGTGACACCAATTTGTCAACTCAAATCGAGTCTAAGGCCAAAGCAGCTAAAGAACTTGGCATCCTTTACAGGCTCAACTCAGCCAAGTCAACAATCTTGTTAGGGCACATAAAAAAACCTCATATTAATATAATCATGattctatttatgtattattatctAATATAAAGCCACAATATACCTCACTCATACttggttatatattattattatgatgatataaTTTAATAGCCCAATCTCTTTGTGATAGAGGTCCCTGGGCTATTAAATAGGAGGATTATGTTGgtgatataatttatgtatatattatatttatttatttatttaatagaaagcCAACGTTTATTATCGATTATGATCATAACTTAAGATATATTTGTTAATCATTTTCAGACTCCATGGGAAGGTGGCTTATACAAGTTGCGAATGATTTTCAAAGATGACTACCCTTCAAGTCCACCCAAGTGTAAATTTGAACCACCCCTCTTCCACCCCAATGTGTATCCTTCTGGCACAGTGTGCTTATCATTACTTGATGAGGAAAAAGACTGGCGTCCAGCAATTACAATCAAACAAATTCTTCTTGGAATACAAGATCTCCTGAATGAACCAAATGTGAAGGATCCTGCACAAGCCGAAGCATATACAATCTATtggtttgtattatatttatttttagccaCAACTTTTACTGTTCTGTTCAGTTGCAAACAGCATTTCATAAACTGAAgaggaattttaatttatgaaatactTGCTGCTGCTAGAGAATGAATTCCTTGAACCTCAAACAATTTGAATAAGCAATTGGACAAATGTATCTATATGTTTTATGGCCCTTGCACACCATAATTCAAAACAGTTTAAAACTAGGTTGAAATTAAAAGCATTAgaatattaactttattttatgtgaTGTTTAGCAAACCAGGCTAAGTTGACCACTTAGACCCAAATACCAACAATACTTAATGTCACATGACAAAGCTTgttagttttattgaaataaaataacaataatattaattttatattttttttttagtcaaaaCCGGTTAGAGTATGACAAGAGAGTGAGAGCGCAGGCGCGTGCTATGGCTGCAACTGAATAAAAAGATAAGCTTCCTGCAACATTCCATACCATGGCGGGAATGAAAAGTCCAGCTTTGATAGCAGGAGATTGTTGTGTACCTCTTTTCAATAGATTCCCCACActtctatgtatttttattgttgctTAGGAAATGATACCAACCAACCAGTATTTTTTACTAACAGTAATAAAGAATACAATTTTAggcaaataaatttgaattaattggTACCTCTAGTAATTATGTATGCTATGATTGTAACAGTGATAATGAAGGCAATGTTGTAaaagttggatagaagcaggcgtactttggcggaattccatgatataaaactaacacaaagcttaatttgctttactctgCGAAAAGCTTTTCCTTTTTGTGGAGTATCCATAGCAAATTGATTGTACAGTGCTGTCCCTCCAACTGTTCAATTCTGTTGCAATCCATGCattgtttgtaattatattCGTACTAAAAGTAAATAACTGTGAATGTTGCATTTTTGCATCAATAAAGcagaaataagttttaaattaatgtaatggCCAATTTTGGTTATCTTTTGGTACCATTGAAttgatgataaatattatttgcaattgTTTGGAAAAGcagcaatatataaatatcatatcCTAATGCTTCAAAGTTGGTTCTAAAAAGAGATTAGGTTTAAGTAGTGTTAAAGTATTTACTATCTAAAAATATTGTTggcagtaaataatttaacaaaatttaataaattaaaaatcaaacttAGTATATTATTGAGAAGCATCTGTATATCATTCactgttattaaaataagcAGTATGGATTATATGtaaggtttttaatttatttaagaaaaattatcATTTGAACTGTCTGGTTACATCTACTGTCTAATTAATAAATGCAGAGTAGTTAAAATCTGTATGTATAAATAAGACTTATAAGTGTATATGAATGtagattaaataagtaaaaaaaaaatgttctttccACTACTATGTTAGGGCCAGTGAATGGCAGGGAAATGTATTGTAAACATATTggtttgtattaatatttaactactATCAATAAACTATGAATTTCAATGTTCAGAGATAGATAACGCCTGTTTTATGGccttcacacacacacactatatataactgatatattttttttaaccagaGATCTACATGTTAACTATTTAACAGCCATTTGTTACACGCTTGCTATAATTTGACTCTGATATCGTGTACAAAAGCCATAAGCAGAACTTTACGGAGTACTGAAATTAttgttaatgttataaattcgaaagttacTTTTGTTTGTCTCTTGCCTTTTTACGCCTAAACACCCTGaacagatttcaataaaatttggcaaGAAGATAGATATCATCCTAGGGAAGGACATTTCTTTAATTCTAGCTGTTTTATAAAAAGCCCTGCCAAATggtaaaactatattatatccGCGCTATGCATCTGTGTAATAATTGCTCACACGATATTGAAGAAAACTACTTTAATGGCTCATGTATGAATctgtatgcaattttttttcaccACTTTGCGGATTTGCAtttgataattaatatttaccgaTTAGTTTAAAATCCTTTTCCCCGCATCGTGTGTGCGAGATTGCACTGGCATTATCTGCTTTATCAGCTCTTTCATTCATTGGAGTTGCAAAAGAATCtacatacaatattattttaatctatttttgtaTCTTTACGTTAgatttatgtacctacaataaataattaaatgaaatgcgTATTTATTCACTGTTATGTCTACCTTACCCTACCAAAGTTATAAATGCCTTAGATGCTACAATAATGATGGACACACAaggatatttttgttatttacgaCCGCAAGGCATCGTGTCTACGTTTGTATCGAATTTACTAATCCCTATTGTATAGAAGAATTTACAGTTTTATGAAAACTAAtgatttaaataagaataaactcAGTTCCTAGAAGAAAGATTCTAAGTTCTTTTACCCctctattatggagggtagaggtaaggagagtcatctgtgtatatgaaaaagtgtcgtcaaaatgtattaaattaggatggcgccacatttgcatcagggtaactcttaaaagaagcgccaaatataaatattgttagagtaggcttgaaaaataaacaaggaagtatggagatacaaggaagtaaagttatatttaccacaatattttgtacaacgtaagttgttgaaattctcaataattaactactttagtcgataatgacattaaattttttaactcggcatacttcaataattcatctacgattgctacattcataccataccctgtgcatccaccagcgccattgtggaggatttttgaactgttatttagcgcaacaactggacactttttcaacttttctcccatataagatgactctccttacctctaccctccataccctCTATAAATATGCATCCATGAAATTTTGACAGCTCTGTCAACGTGTAAGGAACAACTTATGTTGGCAACGTTGATCCAATCCAATTTACTTATCATCATCtgggtgatgatgataagtaaattggataaataaaaaagtgttgttatacttaataattttcttttgccATCGAATCACACCTGTTGTTATTtgaatctttttaaattaacgtTTCCAACTAGTCTGGAATGGTTCCAAGCGACAGTGTGATTCACTGggttaaaaaattcaaacaagTCACTGGCTTGTTGTAAATTCCTCCTTGATTATACTATGAaggttaggtatattattattcttggcGAGTTTAAAGGATTTAAGGATTTGAAATCATCCCCACTTCCAATTTGATGTAGGTAAATAAGATGTAAGTACAAGGTATTTAAACCTCTTTAAAAGAAGTTTGTATAAACAGACTTGAAACGATTTGGGTatcaaaattttgtataaaacctAAAATGCACAAATGTAAGCATGTTTGTTTCCTCAAGGCTGCCCACATACATGTTTTGTAGGCATACCCACGGGATAGCCAGTATGCCTGCTAACAAagaagcggccttatcgcatcATGTTCAAGTTACGAGGGTGCAGCGAATTCCGACAAAATCGTGATGCGATACCTTTTTAACCACGCTTCCTATGGGAATTAACTGTAAGACCTAGGCTAGGGAGCTCGTGCCACAAATCGGCCGAGTAGTTAATAACGTAATTTATTAACTACTCCtaacatgttttataatatagtattccACCAGCAAACGTACGCTCACCAAGGCACCTGTGCTTTCAAAGTATCCTAAAAATTGGAATAGTTCTTGCCGcattatatataagaatatgATAGAAAAAAAGGAAGTGTTGGGTGAATAGCTACTATCTGTACTCATATTTTCTAGATCGATGCGTCGATCTCCCTTAAAGAGTAAATGATCTCCCTAGTTACAGTTTGTAATTGCCTAACTGTAATTTCAATTTGCTTATTTTGAGGCGTAACTTAGGGTAGGTATTATTTGTCACTTAGTATAATCGATACTTTAGTTTATACTTTATAAGTCCTATATCTATGTCATAGATCATCAGCTGTCATTCTATGGCAGCTGATGACACCATGATAACACATTATAGGTCTGTATTcagtgtttttaaaaatccaaacaaaacaatcttttgtattttgactgctcttttaatttatttgtgataaaaattaatacatttagcGTTATAGCTGTGCAGTGATAAATTCTTAGCGACGATAAAGTTTTCTGTCTAAAGAATAACTAGAATGGCAGATGACGATCAGGATCCTAAAGAATATCGGTGGGAGACAGGTTATGAGAAAACATGGTAAGTTTTTACTAAAACtctatttattttggtttcatAAAGCTACAATCTTTGAAAATTGATTGGAGCCTGGATCTGTATGCAATCACTAGACAAACATTTGATTTGATAGGTATGTCAGCACACAGCACAGCAAATCTGTTGACTTAGTTGGTAACTGCCTTTTTAACTATCCTATTTGCCCTCCAAGGgactattaataaatacaagaCAATGACTAATTACGTATCAGTGCATACCTAcgagtataaattatttttttctacaaatttcTGTGTTAATTTAGTGGTTGGTATTAATTgttttcaaaatcaaatatttctttaatgaaATGGGTCTACATATACATGgtaaaggtaaacatcgtgaggaaagctgcatgctTGAAGTTCTACATGATGTCCCCAAAGCCGTCTGAAGTCTGCTATTCTGTACTTCTTCATACATATTACTATACTAATATgctaaataactattatttttagttatttgtatAAAGTGCCCACCACAGATATTCAGAGGTCTTCTTAGTTGATGTGTCTATATATACTTtcccttactaatattaaaaatgcaagtgtgtttgtttgtcctactaTCATACCCTACCTAacaaaccaatcaacttgatctTTGGCAAAGAGTTACTTGAAAgcatggagagtaacataggctactttttattccaagaaaacaaatggtttcAAAGGATTTGCAAGAAATCGTAATAAATTCGGACAAAGAATGCATGCATGCAACACAATTAGTATTGGTAtaaaattttgttgtttttttaagggAAGCTATCAAAGAAGACGAAGATGGCCTTGTGGAGGGTTTAGTTGCAGAGTTCGCACAGAAAGCTGCACGCAAGGCGGCCACCCCTCGCCGAGGGCCGATCCGTCTTGGCATGATGAGACATTTACTTGTTGCTATAGACTGCTCCGAGGCTATGAACTCACAGGATTTGAAGCCAATGAGATTCCTTTGTACCCTTaaagttagtttatttatatgacaaaggttttttttaatttgaatgaaatcTAAGTACAAATTATGTACAGTGCTGTGCATACATATTTCTAGCCTAAATAATATCTGGATGCAAAATCATTTTCTCTGAGGTGCTTCTTACATGGTACTAGATGGTAAAACTACTAACTAAAAGAACCAGAACTAAggcaatttatattattatatcaactgATTAACTAGGTAGTAAGTAGTAGTTCTAATTCCACAGTTTTATTGTGTCCATCAATTAAAGCACACAAAACccatgttcattgattctataAGCTATGTCCCACCCATTGCAGCTTCAGCTTCTAACTCTGATACTTGTACACAGTCTCCTCATTTCTAAATTATCCGAGGAGAGATAATCTGAGCTCACTCCTGCGGAGTGACCTTGTGCCAAGCAACCTCGCTTCGGAGTTAATTTAAAGAtgagatatattattatttgtcagaAACATAGTGATGAGACTCTCAACTTTTAGTGATGAGGCAGCAATttctattatttcttatttcttgtattttctttatgttttctGCCAATAAGATTTCTtggtttttctattctattctattctattattaaactcttcAGATTTagcataacataatatttaggGAATGCAATGTCGTTTACGCGAGATCTAGGTCGTTTTTAGCGTGATTGATCTGGGACGAAAAAAGGGCGAGATCACGTGagcataaaaatgttttattcgaaTGATGGCTTGTGGTTTGtgaattatatttgaaatatctAATCTGACATGAGtagatatagttttatttaatttgtaataatatctCAGTTTAATAGCagtattgttattaataaactCGCGGGATCCCGCTTGAGCCCCAAGATTTGATTTCCCTAATTATATTGTTCCCAAATCTAAACTAATTTTAGTTATTGGAGAAATTTGTGGAAGAATTCTTTGATCAGAATCCACTGAGTCAGTTGGGTATAATTGCAATGAAGAACAAGAGAGCAGAAAAGGTGACAGAGCTGTCTGGAAATGTACGGAAACACATAAAAGCTGTCCAAGGGTATGTttataaaagtcaaaaatatctttattcaagtaggcccataggtggaacttttgatgcgtacatgagaattacacggtagtgatatgatggcgataaccatattcttaTATTCTTCAtatactaaagctacgaggattccaaacgcgtccttatctaaaaagaagcccacaacaaacttagccgttttttttttgttatcaccatctcacattgtgatttaaaattattagaagagcaacctggttagagcaataattcacacccaagctttttgtctattacgtagtcctttatactataataggacttttctataagcttacgtttaatacaaactttgaactttttaagagacgtctccaagatgtcaatgggtagtttattgtagaattgtatgcaatttcctttaaacaaattaagttTGAATGCTTGTAAtacaaatgttataaatgcaatagtGCACTGTTTTTATATacgtttgttacctatgtttggctcTCAGCTGTTCTCAGTCAGTGAATAATTACTATTTCAAGTATGTATTGGTTCACAATATAGATTTATCTTGTAAGCCTACAGATTGTAGGGAAAAACGTACTTAAAAAAACGAATATACAGTTTACCATAGTTACATAACATGGATTGACGTCGACGATCAATTTCTAATTGTTTTCTTCTAACatacaacaatatttttataattttgaaattaatgaatatataagATGGTAATCTCTTTTACAGTCTATCAAACCAATCTTTGACTGGAGAGCCGTCATTGCAAAATACACTGGAATTGGCAGGAAGAATACTGAGGCCTTTACCCGGTCATGCCTCACGTGAATTACTAGTGTTATTTGCTTCCCTAACCACGTGTGACCCTAGTGACATAACTACTACTATACAGGTAAGTTTTGAGCTTTATGTCTTGCAACATTTAGCAAATTGTTCCAAATGTAGGGGCCAGTGTAATATAAGACGAGTGGAATACGCGTTGCCACTAAAAGTTTCCTAAAGCTTAATTTTGCCTACCTGTTAATGTCTGTATGCAAACTTTTTGTCACTTTGAAgtctaaagtttatttttaaattattaacaaaattataaaaacacactTATGTAAATATGGGTGATGCTcacttttttgtatttattccaGGCTCTCAAAACAGATGGGATAAGATGCTCTGTGATTGGTCTGGCTGCGGAGGTacgaatatgtaaaaagttatgtCAGGACACTGGCGGAGATTATGGggtttgtattttctttctatCCTAAGGAGTTTAAATAGTAGAACACATTGGTCGTTCCAAAGGAGATGGGGGATTTTGTATCGAGCTTAGGGACAAACTTACAACTTTTGCACATTAACCAAATTAACTGGATATTCTTTCTTGTTTGTACGTACTAAGTACTAACAAGAAATAATTAGTTCAATTCCATAATGTctgttcaaattaaattgaatttataaagcAAAATTGTACACAGGAATCTTGGCATGACATATTTATTAGCTTAGAATAGTTACTGttctaatattatttgtgtttcaCTTCTGAGTGCAAGAAAAGTAGGGAAATAAGTGAAGATTATAGGAGGATTAAGATTATAAAGTGAATTGCGTAAAAACTACTGACAATAGACAATTAGAAAGACagtctttaataatattgacagatatcaataaaatataaatatgttcaaataattattttaatttatttttaaatctttaaaattcaaaattaaacattaacgTTACTGTGTTggttttacaaaaaaagaattattgtcatttaaaaaatgtacattttgCTTACAGTACAAAAATCGCTAAAACCTTGTATGATTTTAGGTAGGTAATATTTTCTTTAGTGCACCATTGACATACAATAAAATACCCCGATTCGCCCCTTTAtcttaccttaggaatcatattatttagGGTTTTAATTCAGGTGGTGTTGGATGATGTCCACTATCGTTCGTTGCTGTTGGAGCAGACGTCGCCGCCGGCCCGAGCGCGTGCGTTGGACGCTGGGCTGGTTAAGATGGGCTTCCCGTACACGCCGCCTGCGGAGCAACCGGATGCCGACCCGCCCATCACCTTGTGCATGTGGTGAGATTatattacacgctttttattagcttcacctttatgtttttttgtatgtttgtatttggGACTTGGTTTTGACCCCCTttaaacggtctgatttcgttccaACATTGTAGAAGGACCCATGACAATGcactaatttaataatataaatcgatttttcaatttgtaaaataagatttttgttaatttatataattttcatcgtttgtatgtttgtaaccgactcctttggacttgattttggcCCGCTTTAAATGGTCTGATTTCGTGAGAACTTGCtgtaatcaaaaacaaaaaatcgcgctttattaaaaaccataactaaattttgaatagaaattagtttggttttttacaccaagcgtgtttttttatcaccacccctcctcttcccgcaaGTATTGTACGAAGCATTTGAGGAATTCTAAAAGAAAAAcggaacacaaaatcgcttaggagcacacctttgtcggtagggttttaactagccacggctggaGCCTCTCACCAGACAGAAGGCTATTAAAGATAAACCCAAAGcgggttgatggtgatgatgattaaatcaaatcaaatcatctTTATTTGCTAAACGTGGTACAGTTTTGGTGTTCGTTCGTTTTAAAATGCTCACATATACCATAGGAATATGGCGtgcaaatgttttatatttattacaatttataattagtcttattaaaattactgaatattatttataactaaatatttcattaaaattatggaacattttataaaaaatttaattaaaataataaaagtcagATATTACTTTTTCCTATAAATTCATTACCATTTTAAAACACTGGTCAAGTAGGTAGTCAAACaggtttttcttaaatttaggtGCAGATAATCCTTTTGTTATCAGACAGTTTGTTATATAACGTCACAGCCTTACTATAGCAATTTCGTCTATACAATGCCAGTCTTTGTGCTGGTATAtgttcaattcaaaattcatttattgcaagtaggcctaatataagcacttttgaaacgtgaaggctgtctgtgtgtagtgattctaccaccggttcggaaggcagattctaccgagaagaagcaggcaagaagacatcaacaatttacattttatattatacaatttgtatttatatcgtTGGCTGcgatttatgtatatatatttatgtattcgtatgtagttaattgaatgtaggtttataataattttacaccacctatttctTCTTtctgtcctaatcctaaggttgcctggcagagatcgcttttaagcgataaggccgccttttgttttctaCTCCAGTCTGTGTTTTcttctattcgtcctttattttcctaactgtgtagtggtgtacaaataaagaaaccAATTAACCCTATTATACTATTAAGggttacatgtatgataaaaaagcttgggtatgaattgctcttacttcgtAGCTCAaaattaactagactgtgagatagtgataacaaaaaaaaaatctggctaagtttgttgtgggctcttcttagtccagggcgcgtttggaaccctcctagctttagttttaagttaacgtatgcagttatcaccatcaataacattagtgtaacatgttaattatatgaacgcttcataaatgtgtatatatatataataataaggtcTTCATCAGGTCGTAAAAGGTTTAAGATTTTCAGTTATGTAGATAAAATCTGTTTTAGGTGTGTTCCATTGATAGAAAATAGATGGTAGGTTATATACATAGAATTAAgcacatacagaaaccgtgtacagaataaaatatttttgaatttgaatcaaatAAGCAAGTGAAGCAATGGTAATGATGTTGATGTGTAATCGTGATGATGTCGCAGCCACGTGGAAGAGGGTGAGGGCGTAGGTGGTGAGGGCCACCTGTGCCCGCAGTGCCGCAGTAAGTACTGCTCGCTGCCCGCCCAGTGCCGGACGTGCGGACTCACACTCGCCTCCGCGCCGCATCTCGCCAGGTAACCAACTTTTCATTACAGACTaattgttgcccgcgtttattacgggtttttaaaattcccgtgggaaccgatggttttcctgggataaaaagtagcctatgttactttccgctctttcaactaactctgtgccaagaATCACGTTCACTGGTCTCTTAGTAAAGACGTATTGctgcccgcgtttattatggttttttaaaaatcccgtgggaaccgttggttttcctgggataaaaagtagcctatgttactctccgttctttcaactagatcgttgccaaaaatcaagtttttttaaggagaaactaacaaacacatgaatttaaaattttagtcaGGACTAAAGGCTCTAAAGACTAAAGGGAAAAGGGACTAAGGACTAAAGTGTCAGCGTTAGATACgatatttttaacccccgacgggttaataagtcgggagtgttcttagctatatttgatgaaaatcggtcaaagATGGATGCCGCTAAAAGAAGAcggattaattaatttaattttataaaacaaacttagcggggtgttgttttttgttatcaccatcttacattgtctaagaatggcggtagtacttccccggacgagctccgtcaccaAAAGCTACACTACACTAAACTACTAAAACATACTgtattaacaaattatttgCAGATCGTATCACCATTTATTTCCTGTTGAGCCGTATGAAGAGTTAACAAATGAAGGGCAAGCGCAGTTTTGTTTCGCCTGTTTGAGATCCTTCACCGACGTAGATAAACAGGTAAGTCACTATGACAACATTTTCCTATTCTAACTTAACGTCTGAGAAGCCAATAAAAGTGATGgaatatcttattttaagtaaaaatataaacataattttgtacttaCCGCTTTAACTATGAAAATCgctgcgtatatcaagtattttgtgattacaaactatatataaatagagtattatttcatttctaTAATAACTATATATGTACTATCAATTCTGAAATCAACATCTTTAGTTATAAAACAAGGACTCTGTATATAGATCTAATTTCGTGTGAcgtatgacgtcacgagtgccGCCATGTCACGGCCAGCGTTAACCTATGATTTCTGCAAAAATGAGATATTGTTTGGACGCAGTAGATACTTCCAAACgccagaattaagaacatacagaaaccctgtacacgacttatattgaagcatcaaaaaccattccactttagaagtgtttctctaACAGTTAGCAGTTGAaaggaattattttacctccagtgttctaaacgtttaccataaaatgggaaaattggAAAAAGCTTGTGAGCTACCATTATTTCGCGGGTGTAAAGTCATACGTGCGCAGAGCGTTTACActggttttggacacaatgcactaatgcataaaataatggccgaatgaggattctgcatgttcttagttctgtgttCAAAAACATTACAGTTTTGTTTGTGGTTACAGGTATTCCGGTGCAATCGATGCACAGAACACTACTGCTGGGAGTGTGAGAATATGATATCGAGTACATTGCACGTGTGCCCCGGATGTGCGTCCCGCCCTCACCTCTACCAGCGCTTGCCCGACTCCTCGTGATGCTAGGAGTGAACTACAAAACATTGTAACCTAAGgtatcatcagtgg
It contains:
- the LOC120629052 gene encoding general transcription factor IIH subunit 2 — protein: MADDDQDPKEYRWETGYEKTWEAIKEDEDGLVEGLVAEFAQKAARKAATPRRGPIRLGMMRHLLVAIDCSEAMNSQDLKPMRFLCTLKLLEKFVEEFFDQNPLSQLGIIAMKNKRAEKVTELSGNVRKHIKAVQGLSNQSLTGEPSLQNTLELAGRILRPLPGHASRELLVLFASLTTCDPSDITTTIQALKTDGIRCSVIGLAAEVRICKKLCQDTGGDYGVVLDDVHYRSLLLEQTSPPARARALDAGLVKMGFPYTPPAEQPDADPPITLCMCHVEEGEGVGGEGHLCPQCRSKYCSLPAQCRTCGLTLASAPHLARSYHHLFPVEPYEELTNEGQAQFCFACLRSFTDVDKQVFRCNRCTEHYCWECENMISSTLHVCPGCASRPHLYQRLPDSS
- the LOC120628523 gene encoding SUMO-conjugating enzyme UBC9-A, translating into MSGIASARLAEERKAWRKDHPFGFVARPMKNPDGSLNLMTWECAIPGKKGTPWEGGLYKLRMIFKDDYPSSPPKCKFEPPLFHPNVYPSGTVCLSLLDEEKDWRPAITIKQILLGIQDLLNEPNVKDPAQAEAYTIYCQNRLEYDKRVRAQARAMAATE